ACTATGGTAAGGGTTCCATGAAAATGCTTAAAACAATCTTTGATGATAAATCATTTTATACAGATAAAGGTCAAGCTGCAGTATCAAAATTATTTAATACTAAATTAAAAGTATTCGAATTTCCAAAAGCTGTAGAATTAATTAAGCAGGTTATAAAAACCTGCTGTAAAGAAAATAATGATATAGTTTTGGATTTCTTCTCTGGTTCAGGAACAGCGGCACATGCATTATTAGAACTAAATGTAGAGGATAAAATTAATAGAAATTTTATTATGGTTCAATTGCCCGAAAAAATTAATAAAGGCAGTGTTGGTTATAATGAAGGTTTTTCAACAATTGATGAAATTGGTCGAGAACGTATTATTAAAGCTGCAAACAAAATTAAGGAAGAAAATCCCGACACTAACATTGATTTAGGGTTTAAACATATTACTTTAAAAGAGCCTACAAACGAAACTGTAAATAAATTGGTAGAATTTAATCCGGATGAAAATAAATTATTTTCCGATAAAACATTGCTAGACGAATTTGGTGTTCCAACAGTTATCACCACATGGTTAAACAATGATGGTTATGGGTTGACGACTGAAGCAGAAAAATTGGTATTTGCAGGTTATGACACGTATTACAAAGATAAGCATTTATATTTAGTCCACCCTGAATTACCAAATGAATCCATTGAAGAAATTGTTGTAAAATATGAAACAGATGGGAACTTTAATCCAGAAAATATTGTGTTATTTGGCTACAGTTTTACATGGACAGAACTAGAATCACTGAAAACAAACTTAAAGCGCCTACAAGATACAGAGAAAAATTTACGTATTAATTTTGATGTACGTTATTAAAAAGAGGGATATCATTGGAACTAATATTACAACGTAATTTGCCTCATCAACAGAAAGCAGTTGATGCTGTAAATGCTGTTTTTAATGGTGTTCAAATTGAGCCTCCTAAGCAGTATTTTGAAAACCCATCAATCAATTTAACAGATGAGAAAATTAAACATAATATCACAAATATTCAAGCTGATTTACCAACTGAATATCGTGGCTTTACACCTCCGACTAACCATTTAAGTATAGATATTAAGATGGAAACAGGAACAGGTAAAACCTATGTTTATACACACATGATGTATGAACTGCATAAAAGATATGGCATTAATAAATTTATTATTGCAGTACCTTCCTTGGCAATAAAGGCTGGGACTGCTCATTTTCTTCAAGATGAATATGTGAAAAAACATTTCACCGATGTATGTGGATATGGAACGGAAATAGAAGTTGGTGTGCTAGAGTCTCTAAAAAGTTGTAAAAAAGGAAGAACATACTTTCCTAGTGTTGTAAGCGATTTTGTTCGGGGTTCTTCACAAAACACAAAGAAAATTCATGTATTACTTGTTAATATGCAACTACTAGCAGTTCGTAAAAACGGTCTTCTTAGTCGTGATGATTATGATTACGGTGCAGAAGGATTTTATCGTCCGTTTGATGCCTTAAAAGCTACAAAACCGTTTGTCATTATTGATGAACCACATCGTTTCTCACGTGATCAGAAGGCATATCAGGTTATTGAGGAAGAAATACAACCACAAAGTATTATTCGTTTTGGAGCTACATATTCCGACATTACAAGTGGTCGTGGAAAGAACAAAACTACGAGAAAAGATTATCAAAATTTATTATATGATTTAAACGCATGCTATTCTTTTAATTTAAATTTAATTAAAGGTGTTGCAAAAGAGCATTTTGAACCAATCTCTAAACAAGCAGAAAAAGTTAAAATAACAACGATAAAAAGAAATGACTATGTAAACTTTCAATATAAAAAGAAAGATGAACCGAATAAAACATTTACACTTAAAAAGGATGATTCACTCTCCGTTATCCATCAAGCATTTGAAGGAATTACGATTGATGCAATCGAAGGATCATTTGTCGTATTTTCCAATGGAATAGAGAAACAAACAGGCGAAGAGCTTGATGTGGATATTTATATGACTTCATACCAAGAACAAATGATGCGCTTAGCATTAGAAAGACATTTTGAAACTGAGCGAGAAAATTTTACAGAACGTAACTTTAAAATAAAAACATTAGCATTATTTTTCATTGATGATATTGCTTCATACCGGGATAGTGAAGATGGTAAAGTTCCTTATTTGAAAAACACATTTGAACAATTATTAAAAGAACGAATTGAAAAGGAACTATCTACACTAACAGAATATGAATCGGAATATAAAGAATATCTAGAAGCCAGTTTAGTAGATATTAGTGCATGTCATGCGGGGTATTTTTCACAAGATAACAGTGATTTAGACGAAGATATTGCAAATGAAGTTGAAACAATATTACATGGCAAGAAACAATTATTATCGTTTAAGAAAAAAGACGGTACACCAAACACATTACGATTCTTATTTTCAAAATGGACCTTAAAAGAAGGATGGGACAACCCTAACGTATTTACAATCGCTAAACTACGTTCAAGTGGTAGTGAAAATAGTAAACTTCAAGAAGTAGGACGTGGACTCAGACTCCCAGTTGATGAACATGGTAACCGAATTTCAAATGAGGAATTTCAACTTAATTACATAGTTGATTTTACTGAGGCAGACTTTGCAGAACGACTTGTTGAACAAATTAATGGGGAAATTCCACAAGCTGCAGTCATTACAGAAGAACAACTTGCTAAAGTTGCATCTAAACTTGGCATAACTTCCGATGATTTATTTGATATTTTATATGATAAAAAGTATATCGATCGCAAAATGAATATTAATATAGAAACACGAGATGAGTTCTTTGCTGAATTCCCGGATTTTGAACTGGGCTTATCATCAGGAAAAGTTAAAGATAGAAATAAAAACAAACCAAAACCAGTTAGAATTCGTAAAGGTGCTTATAATGAAATACGTGAGTTATGGGAAAAAATAAATCAACGTTACCTACTCTTTTATGATAGAGATTTAGATAAAGATATGAAGGATGTTGTTTTGTCCATCTTGGAAGAACCAGGTGTGTTTACAGATGTTGTAATGACAAGCTCACGTGAAATTATTCAAAGTGATGGAACGTCCATGACCATTGCAGATAAAACAGGTTTACAATATGTTGTTTCTAGAACGATTCCGTATAATGAATTTTTATTAAGAATTATGAGAGGTACAAATATTCCAATTGAAACGATGCATCAGTCGATGTGTGAATACGTTGAAAAAAATGGGGACATTGATTCGAAATATATAAATGAAAGTTCTGTTAGTGTCATTATTCAAAAGTTTAACGAATGGAAGAACACAAATTTACAAGGACGTTTCCATTATGCTAAAAGTGAAACACCAGTTACATCAACAGCACTTTCATACGAAGATGGAAGTCCACGAGAAACAATCTCACAAGGTAGAATTGGAACAAAAATTGCTCCTGGTACACCGAGCGATAAATATTTGTATGACGCTTTTGCTTATGATTCACCGCTGGAACAGAAGAATATTTCTACTGATATAGAAGAAGTAATTGTGTACGGAAAAATACCAAGAAATAGTATCGCAATTCCAACGATTACAGGTGGAATGTATAG
The genomic region above belongs to Massilibacterium senegalense and contains:
- a CDS encoding type III restriction-modification system endonuclease; its protein translation is MELILQRNLPHQQKAVDAVNAVFNGVQIEPPKQYFENPSINLTDEKIKHNITNIQADLPTEYRGFTPPTNHLSIDIKMETGTGKTYVYTHMMYELHKRYGINKFIIAVPSLAIKAGTAHFLQDEYVKKHFTDVCGYGTEIEVGVLESLKSCKKGRTYFPSVVSDFVRGSSQNTKKIHVLLVNMQLLAVRKNGLLSRDDYDYGAEGFYRPFDALKATKPFVIIDEPHRFSRDQKAYQVIEEEIQPQSIIRFGATYSDITSGRGKNKTTRKDYQNLLYDLNACYSFNLNLIKGVAKEHFEPISKQAEKVKITTIKRNDYVNFQYKKKDEPNKTFTLKKDDSLSVIHQAFEGITIDAIEGSFVVFSNGIEKQTGEELDVDIYMTSYQEQMMRLALERHFETERENFTERNFKIKTLALFFIDDIASYRDSEDGKVPYLKNTFEQLLKERIEKELSTLTEYESEYKEYLEASLVDISACHAGYFSQDNSDLDEDIANEVETILHGKKQLLSFKKKDGTPNTLRFLFSKWTLKEGWDNPNVFTIAKLRSSGSENSKLQEVGRGLRLPVDEHGNRISNEEFQLNYIVDFTEADFAERLVEQINGEIPQAAVITEEQLAKVASKLGITSDDLFDILYDKKYIDRKMNINIETRDEFFAEFPDFELGLSSGKVKDRNKNKPKPVRIRKGAYNEIRELWEKINQRYLLFYDRDLDKDMKDVVLSILEEPGVFTDVVMTSSREIIQSDGTSMTIADKTGLQYVVSRTIPYNEFLLRIMRGTNIPIETMHQSMCEYVEKNGDIDSKYINESSVSVIIQKFNEWKNTNLQGRFHYAKSETPVTSTALSYEDGSPRETISQGRIGTKIAPGTPSDKYLYDAFAYDSPLEQKNISTDIEEVIVYGKIPRNSIAIPTITGGMYSPDFMYVVRRATGEKELNIVVETKDVEDKTNIRGTENAKIECAKVFFNVLSEDGYKVYFHDQLNNKQMAQIIKEVLRDNND